The Arachis hypogaea cultivar Tifrunner chromosome 14, arahy.Tifrunner.gnm2.J5K5, whole genome shotgun sequence genome has a segment encoding these proteins:
- the LOC112743229 gene encoding uncharacterized protein encodes MSAANTPSETPSSQEQGSTADASIGTQKNNNRAKNDPAWGHCKQVVESGKTILLCIYCEKLIRGGGIHRFKLHLAGKGGDFESCRKVPAAVRHQFHESIEELRSKKRKTQEQYAESYNACDDVEREFDEIERNEMQQQQKSRVPTPNSRKGKQSKGLQSYFPPATTPGAQPTIKSVLQSKEIVEKCDIAIAKWMVDASVPFNAVNSAYYQPMIDAIASMGAGYKGPSYPRVRGYLLSKLVEDVRKMIDGYREIWKQTGCTIMADGWTDRCRRTLINFLVYCPKGTVFLKSVDASNISKTAENLFKLFRDVVLFVGPENVVHIVTDNAANYVAAGRLLEAEFPKLYWSPCAAHCVNLMFQDIGKLQEVSQTVSQASLITKYIYNHCYPLFLMRKFTGGREILRPAPTRFATNFIALQSILAQKDPLRAMVTSREFTSSAYPKEAKAKKFVDQVLDSKFWSQCTDIVKLTEPLVRVLRIVDSEDRPAMGFLYQAIYKAREEMVKRFQKRKKVVDPYLKILDTRWDAQLKKNLHAAGYWLNPAFRFNAGEFEKHKETISGLLDVIEKYAYDDPVLNSKLTSEKRIFKNAEKDFGRPSAIRERTTVMPDQWWESYGCGAPNLQKLAIRVLSQTCSSSGCERNWSIFEHIHSKKRNRLEHQKLNDLVYVHYNLRLQQRNQMRNQVYDPICLDAFEDHSELILEDSPPFLTPEEIDALRNDLANMSLQSPLDDLDQLDLEDDRDEDGANNSVENANQNETNQDVAPHLSDEEQLADFEITPWI; translated from the exons ATGTCTGCTGCGAATACACCATCAGAAACACCATCTTCGCAAGAACAAGGATCAACTGCTGATGCATCAATCGGAACccaaaaaaacaataatagagcAAAAAACGATCCTGCATGGGGTCATTGTAAACAAGTTGTGGAGTCTGGAAAAACAATTCTGCTATGCATATATTGTGAGAAGCTTATTAGGGGTGGAGGAATTCATCGGTTTAAGCTTCATTTGGCTGGAAAAGGAGGAGATTTTGAGTCTTGTCGAAAGGTGCCAGCTGCAGTGAGACACCAATTCCATGAAAGTATTGAAGAGCTtcgaagcaagaaaagaaaaactcaagaacaataTGCCGAAAGTTATAATGCTTGTGATGATGTTGAAAGAGAATTTGACGAGATCGAACGTAATGAgatgcaacaacaacaaaaatctaGGGTTCCAACACCtaactctagaaaaggaaaacaaagcAAAGGTTTACAATCCTATTTTCCACCGGCAACAACACCCGGAGCTCAACCAACTATCAAAAGCGTTCTTCAAAGCAAAGAAATTGTGGAGAAGTGTGATATTGCTATTGCGAAATGGATGGTGGATGCCTCTGTTCCATTTAATGCGGTTAATTCAGCTTACTATCAGCCAATGATTGATGCTATTGCAAGCATGGGTGCAGGGTATAAAGGGCCAAGTTATCCAAGAGTCCGTGGGTATTTGTTGAGTAAATTAGTTGAGGATGTGAGGAAAATGATTGATGGTTATCGTGAGATTTGGAAGCAAACTGGATGCACTATTATGGCCGATGGATGGACTGATCGTTGTAGGCGtactttgattaattttttagtttattgtCCTAAAGGAACTGTTTTTCTAAAGTCGGTTGATGCTTCTAATATCTCAAAAACTGCTGAAAATTTGTTTAAGTTGTTTAGGGATGTTGTATTGTTTGTTGGTCCTGAGAATGTTGTGCATATTGTAACGGACAATGCTGCAAACTATGTTGCTGCGGGAAGGTTGTTGGAGGCTGAGTTTCCTAAATTATATTGGTCCCCTTGTGCAGCTCATTGTGTTAATCTGATGTTTCAAGATATTGGGAAGTTGCAAGAAGTGAGTCAAACTGTGTCACAAGCTTCACTGATCACTAAGTATATCTATAATCATTGCTATCCACTGTTCTTGATGAGAAAGTTTACAGGTGGGCGGGAAATACTTCGTCCAGCTCCAACTCGGTTTGCTACTAATTTCATTGCTTTGCAAAGTATTTTAGCTCAAAAGGATCCTTTGAGAGCTATGGTGACTTCTAGAGAATTTACAAGCTCGGCTTACCCCAAAGAAGCCAAAGCTAAGAAATTCGTGGATCAAGTCTTGGATTCTAAATTTTGGAGTCAATGCACTGATATTGTTAAGCTTACTGAGCCACTTGTTCGTGTTTTACGTATTGTGGATAGTGAAGACAGACCTGCCATGGGTTTTCTTTATCAAGCTATTTATAAGGCTAGAGAAGAAATGGTGAAGAGGtttcagaaaagaaagaaggttGTTGATCCTTATTTGAAGATTTTGGATACCCGTTGGGATGCACAACTTAAGAAAAATCTTCATGCCGCTGGTTATTGGTTAAATCCAGCTTTTCGATTTAATGCTGGAGAATTTGAAAAGCACAAAGAAACGATTTCTGGCTTGTTGGATGTCATTGAGAAATATGCTTATGATGATCCTGTACTGAATTCTAAGCTGACAAGTGAGAAGAGGATCTTTAAGAATGCTGAGAAAGATTTTGGAAGACCCTCTGCAATACGTGAACGAACCACTGTTATGCCAG ATCAATGGTGGGAATCTTATGGTTGTGGAGCCCCAAATTTGCAAAAGTTGGCTATTCGTGTTTTAAGCCAGACTTGTAGCTCTTCAGGTTGTGAGCGTAACTGGAGTATTTTTGAACACATTCACTCAAAGAAGAGGAATCGGTTAGAGCATCAAAAACTTAATGATCTTGTTTATGTTCATTACAACTTAAGGTTACAACAAAG GAACCAAATGAGAAACCAAGTTTATGATCCAATTTGTCTTGATGCATTTGAGGATCATTCGGAATTGATACTGGAAGATTCACCACCATTTTTAACTCCTGAAGAAATTGATGCTTTACGAAATGATCTTGCAAATATGTCTCTTCAATCACCTTTAGATGATTTAG ATCAATTGGATTTAGAAGATGATCGGGATGAAGATGGAGCTAATAATTCTGTGGAAAATGCAAATCAAAATGAAACCAATCAGGATGTAGCTCCACATTTGTCAGATGAAGAGCAACTTGCCGACTTTGAAATCACTCCTtggatttag